The DNA segment GGTAGGTTATCTCATCATCAACGGATCTGTTTCCTTGTTTGCAGAGGGCATTGTTTGTGAAAGCAAAGCTCAGAAAAAGCAATGAGTTATCCTTCCAGCATTTAACAAAATGGTACCAGCATTTGGATTTAGGTCGACATGCCCTTTGACGTTGCATGAGTCCAAGCCAATAAATGGCACTTTTATAATCCAGTGGTAAGATGGTGCATTGGTGCTGAAACATAATGACAACGCAACGAATACTACAAAATCTTACAAGCATAGCTGCTTCAAATCAACCTTTTTGTAGAAGTAAAGTGGCAGAAATGAAGGAAAGATACGCAATAACTCACTGCAATTTCACGTTGACATCCAAACCAACCTTTCTTGCTCATCCAACTCCAATCTCAATACAGTGGTTACTCGGTTTATGTTGACGAAGACGCCACAAGGCCCAAGTAGAGAACAAAATGGATATAATGGTTCTTTGATTCTTTATCGTCTGTGGGGTCAGACTATCCTTCTGTTTGGAAAGTGTTCACATTTGCACATGATCCTGCCAGACACCGTGTCCTCTTGACCCTGGTAAAGACCTAAGGTGATATTCCTGATTGCTGACATCACAGAAGAAGCCACAAGTCAATACAAATTTTACTACATTAATAATAATGTATAATATCTCATCCCGCAAAGATTATTCTTAAGTAGTTTCGACACTAACAGTCTTGGACTCCTTTTAAAATCCTCTGTTACATCATAAGCATCTTTATCTCTTTGTAGTCAAGTTTGTTGGGAAAAATCAAGAAGTTTGAAGCCAACATAGATGGACCCCTTTCAAAATTcttctgtattttttattccaaacTATTTTAGTTGCTATTGCTCACAACTGCACAGTGCCGTATCGGGCCGTGTTCTCATGAACCAGCTAACGGACAATAATAAGACGTCATAACTCATAATAACAACGACACTTAACTTTGTTGAAAGCTCTTGAGTTATAGAAGCTTTCGGTATCTCACCTTGCTGAGGCTGTCTTCCCAGCCATTGTTGGCATCAAGCCAGTAAAGACATTGCAAGGTCGAAGCAGAGAACACGGTCGATGTGATGGTTGATATCTTGGCCTACAAAGGTCAGGAATATTTTAACCTTTTCAACTCTGCTTCCATGACACCACGAGAATCTCCCTCAACATCTATGAAAGCAGATCCAATGGCGTCGCTtcttttgttacatcataaacatcCTTACCTCATTGTAGTCCAGTTTGTTGGGAAAAACCAACAACTTTGACGCAAGCAGCGAAGGCGCCCTTGTAAACTCACCCGTGCTTCTTTTATGACCCTGGGTCCAGACCACCCTTGTAACAGGGTAGTGACCACATTGGCACACAACCATGCCGGAAACCGTGTCCTCATGAGCCTGGTAAAGACATAAGATGATTTTAGCTGCTCATATCACAGAATAATCCATAAAGCATTCACTTAATTAAAAATGCTATATTCACAAATCACAAACATGTTCACTTTTCTGCCTTCAATATCCCACCTTGCAGAAGCTGTCATCCCAGCCATTGTTGGCATCAAACCAGTGAAGACACTGCAAGGCCCAAGTGGAGAACACGGTCGATGTGATGGTTCCGGCACGGTACTAGCCTGGACCCAGGTCAGCACAAATGGTAACATTGTAGGATCCAGATCCTACAAAGGGCGCCTTTGTCGTCCAGTGGTAGGAGGGAGCTGAAATTTAATGACAATATTTCAAGAACCATAGAGACTGAGAATAATATCTACTCCACAGTTACCTTTCTGCAGAAAAAAAGTGAAAGACAGTATGATGGAAACATGCACAGTAACTCACTGCAAATTCTCACAGACGCTCATACCAACCTTCCTTGTCAAACTCCTTTCTAGCCATGGTGATTTCTTGGCCTACAAGGGTCAGGAACATTTCAACCTTTTTAACTCTGCCTTCAATATTTCCAACTACAATATTGAGAATTGTCGCTTCCGTGATACCACGAGAATCTTCCTCAACATCTATGAAAGCAGATCCAACGGCCTCGCTtcttttgttacatcataaacatcTTTACCTCATTGTAGTCCAGTTTGTTTGGAAAAACCAACAACTTTGACACGAGCAGCGAAGGCGCCCTTGTAAACTCACCCGTGCTTCTTTTATGACCCTGGGTCCAAACCACCCTTGTAACAGGGAAGTGACCGCATTGGCACAGAACCATGCCGGAAACCGTGTCCTCATGAGCCTGGTAAAGTAATTTATCACCTTGCAGAGCCTGTCTTCCCAGCCATTTTTGgtattaattttcatttattttaatttttgtcttcaatgtggaaaaattgtgctgacgcaggtggtTGCAAGCATATTAATATTTATCGACATTTTCCACAAATTCGACGGGAAAATGTGACAAGGCCTCGAAGGCAGAAACGTGCATTAAGAACCAATCAGAGAATGTGAAAAAGTTATTAGCGTCAACgcggccaccaaacccactCAAGTTAAGACGCTGCAAGACGTAAGGAATGGTTCGATGGAACGGTTCCAGACTATTCTAGTTCTGGGGAACTTTCTAAAGCACCACCTTGTCCTCATGAGTCTGGTAAAGACATGAGGTGATGTTATTGGTTACTCATAGCAGAAAATAATCCACAGAACTTTTTAATTCGTaaacttttacaattttactttGTCCAATATCTCATCACCTTAGCAACCATGGTATGCATTGAACCAATGCAGTTCAGCTCATACTCGGAACAAAATTGTCCCGACTCAGGTTTGTATGAAGTTTGATGCTGCAGGATCCATAGAATGGTGCTTGAATCCTCCTTCATTACGAGAGAGTTGAAATGAAATGACAACATATCAAGTCACTACAGACTTTGCAAACCGGCTTCTGTGTTCCCATGAAACTGACATAGACAAAAACACTATTCTTGGCTGCAGAAAACAGAAACTAATCTGCAAAATAGTTTACTGAATTACCTGTTCTTAATGTACTAGAAATTTCTCTTTTGTGTGTTTAATTTCCCATCTTACGAAGGTTCTTTTAACAACAATGCATCTTTTGCGTAAAGGCATTATAACTCTAGATTAAGTAAATCATCAAATTAAAACTCAACTGGCTaagtattttcatattttgcaccatgcTTTGCATTGTCttcattgtttattgtgcTTTTATGATGTAAGGAGATATTGAAACATGCTTATCGACAGTAAAACTTAGTGGCAAATAAACTCTTGTAATTGAAGAGTTGTATTGAGAATTATAAGTGACTTGCATATAATATCTTAATCAAGTATTTATTCCATTAGCTTCGTATGGATTTGCgcttatttcaataaatgatATAACATACATAGCTCTATAATAATGCAACTTTTCACATGTGTTATTCCTTTCAATCTAAATTCGATTCCTAAGAGTCTAGTATTCAAGTTACTCTTTCGTGATGTTATTCTTGTCGTTTATTTGGAATAAATTATGAGGTGATTAAAATGAACATTTATATGGGCAAGTGTTGTCAGGTTGAATGCAAATGCTATTATATCCAGACTCTTGCAGCTGATTATTTCATGACAAATAGATTGAGACTGTCAGTGAAACCAGAACAACCAAGCTCTTATCTTGCAACAATTAATTGTTGTTGTTACCCAACACCATCTCAAATATGATGACACACAAACGTTCTTGacctatttaaaataaaaactaagaTGCGTGATGACACACTTATTCTTAATATCTTTACACAATTATTTCAGCATAGGAATGTAACAGGTGACAATATAAACTGCTAAGGCAATTTTTCGTTTTACCACAGCTAAAGGAACAGGACTAGGCTAAAGCCACCAACTAAGACTGAGCTATATACTGTAGGTTAGCATTTACGTCAACTAGTACAAATACCCAACGGTGGTGTAGGTTAATTTAACGCAAAGTGTTCCTGTTAGGCTAAACACCTAGTAAGCTTTTATTCACTTAAGTGCGTTATAATCAGTACTTTGGAGCCGGAGCCGTACATCTTCAacggagctggagccggaTCTCTAAGTGAAATTCAAACGGAGCAggagctggagccagttgtttgaaaaatagctccagctccgatgtatttcatCAGATGCTATGCTACTACTATTGGCTGAATTCACTAAATTTAACAGCAAcctttcacaaaattaagaattgcTGGGGATTTGATGGCAGAGCAGTGACATGTTCATAGCTGCAACCGATGGTACTGACCACTAGGGATTTGTCGCAAGGAAGATTatttattcgggttcgtgcgaacccgaatatcttgaaggtcgacacgaacgaatcccgaatctattcctATTACCagcaaacaattaaatttcctccaaaacttgtcaagtcttgcttctaaaatgatgtaatcgataaacaaattgctttctttcgaaaatagtgttaaaaaaaacattcgaaaaagcaaaattgttaagaaaacgaccttcattgtaggtactgctgactctaggcTAGTTTAtcattgtcgggaaactagatcatcattttttacgaaagtccaATGTTacaagtaatattgtattcgagTCTGCCCAAATCTTTCATAAAGGCCATATTTGGCGAATcaattcgggtttgggttcgtatcggcccatccctactgACCCATTGCGCAAGATATTCCAAATTGAGCGTTCATCCTAAAACTTCAGTTTTTGAAGTAATGGAACCGAAGCAGTGGTATCaatgagctccggagctggagcaattaaacatttaggCCTACGCCTGCTCCAAATCCCAAGTTATACCTATTCTATTACTCTTTACTTGTTTTTCGCAAAAAACATTCTATTCATGCTTAAATAAAGCACCGATTGCCTTTGTCACTCACattaatttcaattgtttCTATTATTGTagaacaggggtgggcaacatacggcccgcgacggtattttgagcggcccgcagacagtttagcagttcagttttgatttcagcagctattgaagt comes from the Clavelina lepadiformis chromosome 5, kaClaLepa1.1, whole genome shotgun sequence genome and includes:
- the LOC143458865 gene encoding uncharacterized protein LOC143458865 isoform X2; amino-acid sequence: MVVCQCGHYPVTRVVWTQGHKRSTGEFTRAPSLLASKLLVFPNKLDYNEAKISTITSTVFSASTLQCLYWLDANNGWEDSLSKGQEDTVSGRIMCKCEHFPNRRIV
- the LOC143458865 gene encoding uncharacterized protein LOC143458865 isoform X1, whose amino-acid sequence is MVVCQCGHYPVTRVVWTQGHKRSTGEFTRAPSLLASKLLVFPNKLDYNEAKISTITSTVFSASTLQCLYWLDANNGWEDSLSKVFTRVKRTRCLAGSCANVNTFQTEG
- the LOC143458865 gene encoding uncharacterized protein LOC143458865 isoform X3, which produces MVVCQCGHYPVTRVVWTQGHKRSTGEFTRAPSLLASKLLVFPNKLDYNEAKISTITSTVFSASTLQCLYWLDANNGWEDSLSKLVHENTARYGTVQL